The Williamsia sp. DF01-3 genome has a window encoding:
- a CDS encoding hemerythrin domain-containing protein → MSTDAIVILKQDHKDIKKLFREFRAAGEGATKKKGDIVNKIIEALTVHTYIENEGMYPDVRKRVPDVEDDILESYEEHHVADVLVMELAALSPDSERFDAKTTVLIENVEHHIDEEESEWFPKVREALGRKELQELGEHLLELKKKAPRSPAQPSALKKTIDAVIK, encoded by the coding sequence ATGTCCACAGACGCAATCGTTATCCTCAAACAGGACCACAAAGACATCAAGAAACTCTTCCGGGAATTCCGCGCCGCCGGTGAAGGCGCGACAAAGAAGAAGGGCGATATCGTCAACAAGATCATCGAGGCCCTCACCGTTCACACGTACATCGAGAACGAGGGCATGTACCCCGATGTGCGCAAGCGCGTGCCTGATGTCGAAGACGACATCCTCGAGTCCTACGAGGAGCACCACGTCGCGGACGTGTTGGTGATGGAACTCGCCGCCCTGAGCCCCGACAGCGAGCGGTTCGATGCCAAGACAACCGTACTGATCGAGAACGTCGAGCACCACATCGACGAAGAGGAATCAGAGTGGTTTCCGAAGGTCCGAGAGGCGTTGGGGCGCAAGGAACTTCAGGAGCTGGGCGAGCACCTGCTCGAGCTCAAGAAAAAGGCGCCGCGTAGTCCGGCGCAGCCTTCGGCTCTCAAGAAGACGATCGACGCCGTCATCAAGTAA
- a CDS encoding xanthine dehydrogenase family protein molybdopterin-binding subunit, producing MTSLGTAHARIEAQDKVGGTAHYTADRVPPGQQVVHCVHVGAEINVGRVIGVDDGAAMQMPGVLGVMWHGNAPRLGESEDAELHVLQGPDVHYRGQIVAAVIAISVEQARAAAESLDIDYERAEGFDNVLHATHPARYAPDEVNAGFPAEARRGDPEAAIADADHVVDNWYSTPAMHNAPMEPHATIATWEQIDDGQALTVWDSTQAPSGVQGDLATLFDVEPDNVRVIAEHVGGGFGGKGSTRPNAVLAAMAARFVGRPVRVVLPRSATFAFVGYRTPTFSRVALGADGNGNLEVVCHDTVQQTSKIVEFVEQTAEATRHIYDTEHIRTTHEVAPLDVSTPRWMRAPGESPGIYALESAVDELAHELGLDPIDLRIRNEPDVDPASGTAFSSRNVVSVLRKGADQFGWERRDPTPGSIRRGRKLVGMGVALASYPTMTSPSTALAVAQPDGSFDVSVAASDIGTGARTVLTQIAADALQVLADRVRLHLGDSALPKAPGAGGSAGTSSWGFAVHKACEGLRENIGSGPVDRPVEQFADTTADVEAASDLHREAFGAHFAEVAVDVDTGEVTVDRMLGVFAVGKVLNPRLARSQLIGGMTFGLGMALMEEGHPDAQYGGFGNENLADYHVPSHADVRDIEAVWIDEVDDNINPMGSKGIGEIGNVGSAAAIANAVFNATGVRVRDLPVRPDKIMEQLDPRHRD from the coding sequence ATGACCTCACTCGGAACCGCGCACGCTCGGATAGAAGCCCAGGACAAGGTGGGGGGCACGGCGCACTACACCGCCGACCGAGTGCCGCCTGGTCAGCAGGTCGTCCACTGCGTGCACGTCGGCGCGGAGATCAACGTCGGCCGGGTGATAGGCGTGGACGATGGCGCCGCCATGCAGATGCCGGGGGTGTTGGGCGTGATGTGGCATGGGAACGCTCCGCGGCTGGGTGAATCGGAGGACGCCGAGCTCCATGTCCTGCAGGGACCGGACGTGCACTACCGGGGGCAGATCGTGGCGGCAGTCATCGCGATTTCCGTCGAGCAGGCGCGCGCTGCCGCCGAGTCGCTCGACATCGACTACGAGCGGGCCGAGGGTTTCGACAACGTACTGCACGCCACTCACCCGGCTCGTTACGCGCCCGACGAGGTCAATGCGGGATTCCCTGCCGAGGCACGCCGCGGGGATCCCGAGGCAGCCATCGCAGATGCAGACCATGTGGTCGACAACTGGTATTCCACCCCCGCGATGCACAACGCACCGATGGAGCCGCACGCCACCATTGCGACCTGGGAACAGATCGACGACGGACAGGCCCTGACCGTCTGGGACTCGACGCAGGCACCTTCGGGTGTGCAGGGCGATCTGGCGACCCTGTTCGATGTCGAGCCCGACAATGTCCGCGTCATCGCCGAGCATGTCGGGGGAGGATTCGGCGGCAAGGGGAGCACCAGGCCCAACGCCGTTCTTGCTGCCATGGCCGCCCGGTTCGTCGGCCGGCCGGTCCGGGTTGTGCTTCCCCGATCGGCAACGTTTGCCTTTGTCGGCTACCGGACGCCCACGTTTTCCCGGGTCGCCCTCGGCGCCGATGGGAATGGCAACCTCGAGGTCGTCTGTCATGACACCGTGCAACAGACATCGAAGATCGTCGAGTTCGTGGAACAGACCGCCGAGGCGACGCGCCACATCTACGACACCGAGCACATCAGAACCACCCACGAAGTGGCACCACTGGACGTGTCGACCCCGCGGTGGATGCGCGCACCCGGCGAATCCCCCGGCATCTACGCGCTCGAGTCGGCGGTGGACGAACTCGCTCATGAACTGGGGCTCGACCCGATCGACTTGCGTATCCGCAACGAACCCGACGTCGATCCGGCGTCGGGGACCGCTTTCAGTTCCCGGAACGTGGTGTCGGTCTTACGTAAGGGCGCGGACCAATTCGGTTGGGAGCGGCGTGACCCCACACCCGGCAGCATTCGGCGGGGACGCAAACTGGTGGGGATGGGTGTGGCACTGGCCTCATATCCGACGATGACCTCGCCGAGTACGGCACTGGCGGTCGCTCAACCTGATGGCAGTTTCGACGTGTCGGTGGCCGCGTCCGACATCGGGACCGGCGCTCGCACCGTACTGACCCAGATCGCTGCCGACGCACTGCAAGTGCTGGCGGACAGGGTTCGACTTCACCTGGGCGACAGTGCACTCCCGAAGGCGCCGGGCGCCGGCGGGTCGGCGGGAACGTCTTCCTGGGGATTTGCTGTCCACAAGGCGTGTGAAGGCCTGCGCGAGAACATCGGGAGCGGGCCGGTCGATCGCCCCGTCGAGCAGTTCGCCGACACCACCGCCGACGTCGAAGCCGCCTCGGATCTCCATCGTGAGGCGTTCGGTGCGCACTTCGCGGAGGTCGCGGTCGACGTGGACACCGGCGAGGTGACAGTTGATCGCATGCTCGGCGTGTTCGCGGTCGGCAAGGTCCTGAACCCTCGTCTGGCCCGCTCCCAACTCATCGGCGGAATGACCTTCGGCCTGGGGATGGCTCTGATGGAAGAAGGACATCCGGACGCGCAATACGGCGGTTTCGGGAACGAGAACCTCGCGGACTACCACGTGCCGTCGCACGCAGATGTGCGAGACATCGAGGCCGTCTGGATCGACGAGGTGGACGACAACATCAATCCCATGGGCAGCAAGGGCATCGGCGAGATCGGCAACGTCGGTTCAGCCGCCGCCATCGCCAACGCCGTCTTCAATGCAACAGGGGTACGCGTGCGGGACCTGCCCGTGCGCCCGGACAAGATTATGGAGCAACTTGACCCGCGACACCGCGACTGA
- a CDS encoding GAF and ANTAR domain-containing protein — MTNQTDGARSVHAAIAELARQLHAGEQRDLQEVLENVAEGAVSNVPGAEYAGITVTTNRDTLTTQVATDPIAELHNDIQIKHGQGPCLVAAWDQPVVRVNDLTSETRWPAYAADAVALTPFRSLMSFRLYTHSETLGSLTLYSRAPLAFTEESEEIGQVYAAHAAVAWAATERGSQFMSALASRDIIGQAKGMIMERFDIDAVQAFELLRKLSQDTNTPLARLAADLVHKDHPPK, encoded by the coding sequence ATGACCAACCAAACCGACGGTGCACGAAGTGTTCATGCGGCCATCGCGGAGTTGGCCCGACAACTTCACGCCGGCGAACAACGCGATCTCCAGGAAGTGCTAGAAAACGTCGCCGAGGGTGCGGTGTCGAATGTGCCGGGTGCGGAGTATGCCGGCATCACCGTCACCACCAATCGGGACACCTTGACCACCCAGGTGGCCACGGATCCGATTGCCGAGCTGCACAACGATATACAAATCAAACACGGGCAGGGTCCGTGTTTGGTCGCCGCCTGGGACCAGCCCGTTGTTCGGGTGAACGACCTCACTTCCGAGACTCGTTGGCCGGCCTACGCGGCAGACGCGGTCGCGCTCACTCCCTTTCGTTCGCTCATGTCTTTTCGGCTATACACACACAGCGAGACGCTGGGTTCGTTGACGCTCTACTCGCGCGCCCCACTCGCGTTCACCGAAGAATCGGAGGAGATCGGTCAGGTCTACGCTGCACACGCCGCGGTGGCGTGGGCGGCGACCGAACGAGGTTCGCAGTTCATGAGTGCTCTGGCCAGTCGCGACATCATCGGCCAGGCAAAGGGCATGATCATGGAGCGTTTCGATATCGATGCCGTGCAAGCATTCGAGTTGCTGCGCAAATTGTCGCAGGACACCAACACTCCCCTTGCTCGATTGGCAGCTGATCTGGTCCACAAAGATCATCCGCCGAAGTAG
- a CDS encoding DUF475 domain-containing protein, which translates to MVIRVFGISIVVTLVSLVVAFLYGGWTALALCAILGILEVSLSFDNAVINATVLERMSEFWQKIFLTIGILIAVFGMRLAFPLVIVWVTAGLNPVDAFDLAMNVPEEGSGQQSYEEILTAAHPQIAAFGGMFLFMLFLNFILADREITWLSWLEKPLATIGKLDQLAVVIAGGTLVLVAEFLADDEHRSTIMVAGVLGMITYIAVDGLGSLFHTEQFDEEHQAAADGGPSQLVKATGKAGFFLFLYLEVLDASFSFDGVIGAFAITADPIIIALGLGFIGAMFVRSITVYLVRAGTLSEYRYLEHGAHWAIGALAVILFVSIEYHINEVITGLVGVAFIGAAAISSILANRREGGDGGASTDAAEKNAVTTT; encoded by the coding sequence GTGGTCATCCGCGTATTCGGGATCTCGATCGTGGTCACGCTCGTCTCGCTTGTCGTGGCGTTCCTGTACGGCGGCTGGACGGCGCTCGCGCTGTGCGCGATCCTCGGCATTCTCGAGGTGTCGCTGTCGTTCGACAACGCGGTCATCAACGCCACCGTGCTGGAACGGATGAGCGAGTTCTGGCAGAAGATCTTCTTGACCATCGGCATCCTCATCGCCGTCTTCGGTATGCGCCTGGCATTCCCGCTCGTGATCGTCTGGGTCACCGCGGGGCTCAACCCCGTCGATGCATTCGATCTGGCGATGAACGTCCCCGAGGAGGGTTCGGGACAGCAGTCCTACGAGGAGATACTCACCGCCGCGCATCCTCAGATCGCAGCATTCGGCGGCATGTTCCTCTTCATGCTGTTCCTCAACTTCATCCTCGCGGATCGTGAGATCACCTGGCTGTCCTGGCTCGAGAAGCCGCTGGCCACGATCGGAAAGCTCGACCAACTGGCAGTTGTCATCGCCGGAGGCACCCTGGTCCTCGTAGCCGAGTTCCTCGCCGACGACGAGCACCGGTCCACGATCATGGTTGCCGGCGTGCTCGGCATGATCACCTACATCGCGGTCGACGGCCTGGGATCGCTGTTCCACACCGAGCAGTTCGATGAGGAACACCAAGCGGCAGCAGATGGTGGCCCGTCCCAGCTGGTGAAGGCAACCGGCAAGGCCGGCTTCTTCCTGTTCCTCTACCTCGAGGTCCTCGACGCCTCGTTCTCGTTCGACGGTGTCATCGGTGCGTTCGCGATCACGGCGGATCCGATCATCATTGCTCTCGGTCTCGGCTTCATCGGTGCGATGTTCGTCCGTTCCATCACGGTCTACCTGGTGCGAGCAGGAACACTGTCCGAATATCGTTACCTTGAGCACGGTGCGCATTGGGCAATCGGCGCGCTGGCGGTCATCTTGTTCGTCAGCATCGAATACCACATCAATGAGGTCATCACCGGCCTTGTCGGTGTTGCATTCATCGGTGCAGCCGCCATCTCCAGCATTCTTGCGAACAGGCGTGAAGGCGGCGACGGAGGAGCGTCCACAGACGCAGCCGAAAAGAACGCAGTCACCACCACGTAG
- a CDS encoding TerD family protein, producing MGVSLSKGGNVSLTKEAPNLTAVAVGLGWDIRSTTGTDFDLDASAIGAGGDKKVVSDQHFVFFNNLRSPDGAIEHTGDNTTGEGEGDDEVINVDLAAMPPNIESVIFPVSIYDADARSQSFGQVRNAYIRVVDRANGTELARYDLSEDASTETAMVFGELYRNGAEWKFRAIGQGYASGLAGIARDYGVNV from the coding sequence AAGGGTGGAAACGTCTCGTTGACCAAGGAGGCTCCGAACCTGACCGCAGTCGCGGTCGGACTCGGCTGGGACATCCGTTCCACCACCGGCACGGACTTCGACCTCGATGCCAGCGCCATCGGCGCCGGTGGCGACAAGAAGGTCGTCTCGGACCAGCACTTCGTGTTCTTCAACAACCTGCGCTCGCCCGACGGTGCGATCGAGCACACCGGTGACAACACCACCGGTGAGGGTGAGGGTGACGACGAGGTCATCAACGTCGATCTGGCTGCGATGCCCCCGAACATCGAGTCCGTGATCTTCCCTGTCTCCATCTACGATGCCGACGCCCGCTCGCAGTCGTTCGGCCAGGTTCGCAACGCCTACATCCGCGTTGTCGACCGTGCCAACGGAACCGAACTCGCCCGCTACGACCTCTCTGAGGACGCGTCCACCGAGACGGCAATGGTCTTCGGCGAGCTGTACCGCAATGGGGCCGAGTGGAAGTTCCGGGCAATCGGCCAGGGGTACGCCTCCGGTCTGGCCGGAATCGCACGCGACTACGGTGTCAACGTCTAG
- a CDS encoding (2Fe-2S)-binding protein yields MDDQPSSCHHSSDTSLETITLNVNGRDLDVRCDSRSTLLDALRDNLSLTGSKKGCDRGQCGACTVLIDERRVVSCLIFAVAAQNRRITTIEGIADLESGTDLQQAFVDHDGFQCGYCTPGQICSAVGMLDEAKRGWPSAVTPTSGVDDGVLDDDEIRERLSGNICRCGAYVNILAAVRSVAGDVLAEQDAS; encoded by the coding sequence ATGGACGACCAGCCCTCATCGTGCCATCATTCCTCCGACACCTCGCTCGAAACTATTACCCTGAACGTCAACGGACGCGATCTCGACGTTCGATGCGATTCGCGCTCAACACTTTTGGATGCATTACGCGACAACCTGTCCCTGACGGGCTCGAAGAAGGGTTGCGATCGTGGTCAGTGCGGAGCCTGCACGGTTCTGATCGATGAGCGCCGGGTGGTGAGCTGCCTGATCTTTGCCGTGGCGGCACAGAACCGTCGCATCACCACCATCGAGGGCATCGCCGACCTCGAGTCCGGAACCGATCTGCAGCAGGCGTTTGTCGACCACGACGGCTTCCAGTGCGGCTACTGCACTCCCGGGCAGATCTGCTCGGCAGTCGGCATGCTCGACGAAGCCAAACGCGGGTGGCCCAGCGCGGTGACACCGACATCCGGCGTGGACGACGGTGTGCTCGACGACGACGAGATCCGCGAGCGGTTGAGCGGCAACATCTGCCGGTGTGGCGCCTACGTGAACATTCTGGCCGCTGTGCGCTCTGTCGCCGGAGACGTTCTCGCCGAGCAGGACGCATCATGA
- a CDS encoding VOC family protein has protein sequence MEVLSGRVIVQPSDPEAALRFYRDQLGLAIAREYPGGVVFHAGSALIEVAAHMGGGDKPSPGCVLWLQVRDIAGTRSELEGRGVAILREARIEPWGLVEMHIADPDGLKIIIVEVPADHPLRRDTRADK, from the coding sequence ATGGAGGTACTCAGCGGTCGAGTCATCGTGCAGCCGTCCGACCCCGAAGCGGCTCTCCGCTTCTACCGGGATCAGCTGGGTCTGGCGATCGCACGGGAGTACCCCGGCGGCGTCGTCTTCCACGCGGGCAGCGCCCTCATCGAAGTCGCGGCACACATGGGCGGAGGCGACAAGCCGTCGCCGGGCTGCGTCCTGTGGTTGCAGGTCCGCGACATCGCCGGCACGAGGTCGGAGTTGGAAGGTCGGGGCGTCGCGATCCTCCGCGAAGCCCGCATCGAGCCGTGGGGACTGGTGGAGATGCACATCGCCGACCCGGACGGACTGAAGATCATCATCGTCGAGGTACCCGCAGACCACCCGTTGAGACGGGATACGCGCGCCGACAAGTGA
- a CDS encoding adenylate/guanylate cyclase domain-containing protein: MSKANNRGSDRPQGQRPSIGRVADFLSRADSNDNVLRVARAARRAVPGASPDVDPARLRHSERVASLIAQARGERASATRELALAAVESWQAIVTRRRSGKPRSDGPVTILFTDLVGFSTWALSAGDDAVLELLRQVNEASAAVIKRRGGIVTKHLGDGLMAVFADGAEAIEAAHEAGLAVSAITLDGYRPALRAGLHTGEPRHVGDDYLGVDVNIAARVADAASGGEVLATEATLAATDQSKYIKRRRRFRAKGTPKDLVVYEVLPRYDDSADLPR; encoded by the coding sequence GTGAGTAAGGCCAACAACCGCGGCAGCGACCGCCCTCAAGGGCAGCGACCGTCCATAGGGCGGGTTGCTGACTTCTTGTCTCGCGCCGACAGCAACGACAACGTCCTCCGCGTCGCCCGTGCCGCACGCCGGGCGGTACCCGGTGCCAGTCCCGACGTGGACCCTGCTCGGCTCAGGCACTCGGAACGAGTTGCCAGTCTGATCGCGCAGGCGCGCGGAGAGCGGGCCAGTGCAACCCGCGAGTTGGCACTGGCAGCCGTCGAGTCGTGGCAGGCGATCGTGACCCGCCGCCGCAGCGGGAAACCACGATCCGATGGCCCGGTCACCATCCTGTTCACCGACCTCGTCGGATTCTCGACGTGGGCGCTGAGTGCGGGTGACGATGCGGTCCTCGAACTTCTGCGTCAGGTCAACGAGGCCAGCGCGGCAGTCATCAAGCGGCGGGGCGGCATCGTCACAAAGCACCTCGGTGACGGTCTGATGGCGGTGTTCGCCGACGGTGCCGAGGCGATCGAAGCCGCACATGAGGCGGGCCTTGCCGTCAGCGCCATCACGTTGGACGGATATCGTCCGGCGTTGCGTGCCGGTCTGCACACCGGCGAGCCACGCCACGTCGGTGACGACTACCTGGGCGTCGACGTGAACATTGCCGCCCGCGTCGCCGACGCGGCGTCCGGCGGCGAGGTGCTCGCCACAGAGGCAACACTCGCAGCCACCGACCAGTCCAAGTACATCAAGCGGCGCAGACGGTTTCGGGCAAAAGGGACACCAAAGGACTTGGTGGTGTACGAAGTCCTGCCCAGGTACGACGACTCGGCCGACCTGCCGCGCTGA
- a CDS encoding acyl-CoA desaturase produces MAITDIDRYAHLTEADVDALGAELDAIRRDIEESRGEADARYIRRAIAIQRGLAVGGRAMLFASNKKPAWAAGTVMLGLAKIIENMELGHNVMHGQWDWMNDPEIHSSSWEWDTTCPSSQWKHSHNFIHHKYTNIVGMDDDVGYGILRVTRDQPWEWWNIGNPVYNLVLGTFFEYGVALHHVETEKVRKREKSLHEVGRDLRVIGRKVGKQAAKDYLIFPALSGPNWKHTIAANVTANFIRNYWTYAVIFCGHFPDGAEKFTVQEYENEDQARWYLRQMLGSANFRAGTLMRFMSGNLSHQIEHHLFPDLPSNRYEEIGVRVRELCDKYDLPYTTGTLWHQYMLTFRTIAKLALPNALLSAGADDAPETASELRFNIREGMQSGFASEAQTGARRGLRTALRELRESKVKAA; encoded by the coding sequence GTGGCGATCACCGATATCGACCGATACGCACACCTGACTGAAGCCGACGTCGACGCGCTGGGCGCGGAGTTGGACGCCATCCGGCGAGACATCGAGGAGTCTCGCGGGGAGGCCGACGCTCGGTACATCCGTCGCGCAATCGCCATCCAGCGTGGACTGGCAGTCGGTGGGCGGGCGATGCTCTTCGCGAGCAACAAGAAGCCGGCGTGGGCCGCGGGCACCGTGATGCTCGGTTTGGCGAAAATCATCGAGAACATGGAACTCGGGCACAACGTGATGCACGGGCAATGGGACTGGATGAACGACCCGGAAATCCACTCATCGTCGTGGGAGTGGGACACCACGTGCCCGAGCAGTCAATGGAAGCACTCACACAACTTCATCCATCACAAGTACACGAACATCGTGGGGATGGATGACGACGTGGGCTACGGCATCCTTCGGGTCACCCGTGACCAACCGTGGGAGTGGTGGAACATCGGAAACCCGGTGTACAACCTCGTTCTCGGCACATTCTTCGAATACGGCGTCGCGCTACATCATGTCGAGACCGAGAAGGTTCGCAAACGCGAGAAGAGCCTGCACGAGGTGGGTCGTGACCTCCGGGTGATCGGACGCAAGGTCGGCAAACAGGCGGCCAAGGACTATCTGATCTTCCCGGCGTTGAGCGGACCGAACTGGAAACACACGATCGCGGCCAACGTCACCGCGAACTTCATCCGCAACTACTGGACCTATGCGGTCATCTTCTGTGGTCACTTCCCTGACGGGGCCGAGAAGTTCACCGTGCAGGAGTACGAAAACGAGGACCAGGCGCGGTGGTACCTGCGTCAAATGCTCGGGTCCGCCAACTTCAGGGCCGGAACCCTGATGCGATTCATGAGCGGAAATCTCAGTCACCAGATCGAGCACCACCTGTTCCCCGACCTCCCGAGCAATCGGTACGAAGAGATCGGCGTCCGGGTCCGCGAGCTCTGTGACAAGTACGACCTGCCGTACACCACCGGGACCTTATGGCACCAGTACATGCTGACCTTCCGGACCATCGCGAAACTTGCGCTGCCCAATGCTCTGCTGTCTGCCGGCGCGGACGACGCGCCGGAAACGGCCTCGGAACTTCGTTTCAACATCCGCGAAGGCATGCAATCCGGCTTCGCCTCCGAAGCCCAGACAGGCGCTCGGCGCGGTCTTAGAACCGCTCTGCGTGAATTGCGCGAGTCAAAGGTGAAGGCGGCCTAG
- a CDS encoding ferredoxin reductase, producing MDLLKWSKRPAAEVDATKPQVNVLRGLVARATTPLLPDDYLHLLNPLWSARELRGRIVAVRKETDDTATVDIETGWGFSHRYSPGQYVGIGLQVEGRWHWRSYSLTSIAGGAKVISVTIKANPDGFLSSHLVDGVSPGTVIRLAAPKGDFSLPNPPPRKILFVTAGSGVTPVMAMLRALQHRGDMPDVVHVHSAPDRESVIFHDELVALQKNSPNYKLMMQFTGENGKVDLADLTPLVPDWRDREVWACGPVAMLDVAEQVWEEAGRSDHLHIERFAIARTDKGGEGGTVTFAKSGKTAEIDGATTLLEAGEGLDIQMPFGCRMGICQSCVVPLSGGYVRDLRSGDERREGDRIQTCISTVSGECTLDL from the coding sequence GTGGACCTGCTGAAGTGGAGCAAGCGACCGGCGGCCGAGGTCGATGCAACCAAGCCCCAGGTGAACGTTTTGCGGGGGCTGGTGGCGCGTGCCACCACACCGCTGTTGCCCGACGACTACCTGCATCTGCTCAATCCGTTGTGGTCGGCTCGGGAACTGCGTGGTCGAATCGTGGCCGTTCGCAAGGAAACCGACGACACAGCCACCGTCGACATAGAGACCGGCTGGGGTTTCAGTCACCGATACAGCCCCGGGCAGTACGTCGGCATCGGATTGCAGGTCGAGGGCCGTTGGCACTGGCGTTCCTACTCGCTGACCTCGATCGCCGGTGGCGCCAAGGTGATCTCGGTGACCATCAAGGCCAATCCTGATGGCTTCCTGTCCAGCCATCTGGTCGATGGTGTCTCGCCTGGCACCGTGATTCGCCTGGCAGCACCCAAAGGTGACTTCTCGCTACCCAATCCGCCGCCGCGGAAGATCCTGTTCGTCACCGCCGGCTCCGGCGTCACACCCGTGATGGCGATGTTGCGAGCGCTACAGCACAGAGGGGACATGCCGGACGTCGTCCACGTCCACTCGGCACCGGACCGCGAGAGTGTCATCTTCCATGACGAACTCGTTGCGCTGCAGAAGAATTCGCCGAACTACAAACTGATGATGCAGTTCACGGGGGAGAACGGCAAGGTTGACCTCGCCGACCTCACCCCGCTGGTTCCCGACTGGCGTGACCGCGAGGTCTGGGCCTGCGGTCCCGTTGCAATGCTCGACGTTGCCGAACAGGTCTGGGAAGAAGCCGGCCGTTCAGACCACCTCCACATCGAGCGTTTTGCGATCGCCCGCACCGACAAGGGCGGAGAGGGCGGCACGGTCACCTTCGCCAAGTCCGGTAAGACCGCCGAAATCGACGGCGCGACAACTCTTCTCGAAGCCGGAGAAGGCCTGGACATCCAGATGCCATTTGGCTGCCGAATGGGCATCTGCCAGTCGTGCGTGGTCCCGCTCAGCGGCGGCTACGTACGGGATCTGCGCTCAGGAGATGAGCGTCGAGAAGGAGACCGGATCCAGACGTGCATCAGCACGGTCTCCGGTGAATGCACGCTCGACCTCTGA
- a CDS encoding phosphatase PAP2 family protein produces the protein MLSPKDARRTVIAPSWSDTALRQLTLAANHGKLWMTIAVVMSLIGKRQRRAGLRGLGSLAGASLVSNTVLKPLIGRRRPTLDPARPHPLVRMPWTSSFPSGHSASAAAFAVGAALERPRTATVLFPLAAAVGYSRVHVGVHYPSDVIAGAAIGGGVALAGQRLWPAVPTTAAQTGPGSAPALPRGAGLTVVLNSESGSSAGADTRILALLPDAKIVHWDPDYPLDEQISDHARALGVAGGDGTAATVAQIAIDRDLPLAVFPAGTLNHFARALSLETYADTARAVVAGSAGTVDVGRINGCLFLNTAGLGGYPEMVRLRERLEHRIGKWPAAAVALFRTLRGTKPIDLVINGKRRSVWAIFIGNGEYRPRGLTPSNRSSLADGVLDVQYLRADRRLGRTTAIAASLFGTVERTRVLGAIQADHLVIESHTGPILTAHDGEVTGPVDHIDLDLEPLALTVYR, from the coding sequence GTGCTCTCACCCAAAGACGCAAGGCGTACGGTGATCGCCCCCAGTTGGTCCGACACCGCTCTGCGACAGCTCACCCTGGCGGCCAACCACGGTAAATTGTGGATGACCATCGCGGTGGTGATGTCGCTGATCGGAAAACGACAGAGGCGTGCAGGTCTGCGCGGCCTCGGCTCACTTGCCGGCGCCAGTCTGGTGTCCAACACCGTTCTCAAACCGCTGATCGGGCGGCGTAGACCGACGTTGGACCCCGCCCGTCCGCATCCGCTGGTTCGGATGCCGTGGACGTCGTCGTTTCCCAGCGGACACAGCGCTTCAGCCGCAGCGTTCGCCGTCGGCGCAGCACTCGAGCGCCCCCGGACTGCTACCGTGCTGTTCCCGCTGGCAGCCGCGGTCGGGTACTCACGGGTGCATGTCGGCGTCCACTACCCGAGTGACGTGATCGCCGGGGCGGCCATCGGTGGCGGTGTCGCCCTGGCCGGTCAGCGCTTGTGGCCGGCGGTCCCCACCACAGCTGCGCAGACGGGTCCCGGGTCGGCTCCCGCGCTCCCGCGAGGTGCGGGGCTGACCGTTGTCCTCAATTCGGAATCCGGGTCATCGGCAGGCGCAGACACTCGAATCCTCGCTCTCTTACCTGACGCGAAAATTGTGCACTGGGATCCCGATTACCCACTCGACGAACAGATTTCAGATCACGCCCGGGCGCTGGGAGTGGCCGGGGGAGACGGAACTGCTGCCACCGTGGCGCAGATCGCCATCGACAGAGATCTCCCTCTCGCGGTGTTTCCGGCCGGCACCCTGAACCATTTTGCTCGCGCGCTGAGCCTCGAGACGTACGCCGATACCGCAAGGGCAGTGGTCGCCGGCTCGGCAGGCACTGTTGATGTCGGACGAATCAATGGCTGCCTGTTCCTGAACACCGCGGGCCTGGGAGGATATCCGGAGATGGTGCGGCTTCGTGAGCGCTTGGAGCACCGGATCGGCAAATGGCCCGCCGCCGCCGTGGCCTTGTTCCGGACGTTACGCGGCACCAAACCGATTGATCTCGTCATCAACGGCAAGCGACGCTCGGTCTGGGCGATTTTCATCGGGAACGGGGAATACCGACCCCGCGGGCTCACCCCGTCGAATCGATCGAGCCTTGCCGACGGCGTCCTCGACGTCCAATACCTCCGGGCCGACCGCCGTCTCGGGCGGACGACTGCCATCGCCGCATCATTGTTCGGCACGGTCGAGCGAACTCGGGTGCTCGGCGCGATCCAAGCCGATCATCTGGTGATCGAGTCCCACACGGGACCGATCCTCACCGCCCACGACGGCGAGGTCACCGGACCGGTCGACCACATCGATCTGGACCTGGAACCGCTGGCGCTCACCGTCTACCGCTGA